The Mycolicibacterium parafortuitum nucleotide sequence GGTCACCATCCCGCGACGCTGCCCGCCGAACTGCAGCGGGTGCACATGGTCGGGATCGGCGGTGCCGGGATGTCGGGCATAGCCCGAATCCTGCTGGACCGCGGTGCGCAGGTCTCCGGATCCGATGCGAAGGAGTCCCGCGGCATCGTCGCGCTGCGGGCGCGCGGCGCCGAGGTCCGGATCGGGCACGACCCGTCCGCGCTCGACATGCTGCCCGGTGGGCCGACCGCGGTGGTGACCACGCACGCGGCGATCCCGAAGACCAACCCCGAACTCGTCGAAGCGGGCAGGCGCGGCATCCCGGTGATCCTGCGGCCCGCGGTGCTGGCCCGGTTGATGGACGGCTACACGACGGTGCTGGTCACCGGCACCCACGGCAAGACGTCGACCACCTCGATGACCATCGTGGCGTTGCAGCACTGCGGATTCGATCCGTCGTTCGCCGTCGGTGGTGACATCGGCCAGTCGGGCACCAACGCCCATCACGGCAGCGGGGGCACGTTCGTCGCCGAGGCCGACGAGAGCGACGGTTCGCTGCTCGAATACCACCCCGACGTCGCGGTCGTGACCAATATCGAGGCCGACCACCTGGACTTCTACGGCACCGTGGAGGCCTACACGGCGGTGTTCGACGAGTTCGTCGACCGCATCAAACCCGGTGGCGCGCTTGCGGTCTGTGTCGACGACCCCGGTGCGGCCGCGCTGGCCGACCGCGCACGTCGGCGCGGTGTCCGGGTGCTTCGCTACGGCAGCGAACCCGGCCTGGAGGCCACGCTGCTGGACTGGGCGCAGCAGGGTACCGGCGCGGTGGCCGAGATCGAACTCGGGGCGCAGCGACTGCCACGGACCATGCGACTGTCCGTGCCGGGCAGGCACATGGCGCTGAATGCGCTCGCCGCGCTGCTGGCCGCCGTCGAGGTGGGCGCTGACGTCGATGCGGTGCTCGACGGGCTGGCCGGATTCGACGGTGTGCGACGCCGTTTCGAGCTCGTCGGAACCGCCAACGGCGTGCGCGTGTTCGACGACTACGCGCACCACCCGACCGAGGTGCGCGCCGCGCTGACCGCGTTGCGTGCCGTCGCCGAGCAGGCAGGCGCCGGCCGCACCGTCGCGGTGTTCCAGCCCCATCTGTATTCGCGCACAGAGACTTTCGCCGCCGAGTTCGCCGCCGCGCTGAGCACGGCCGACGAGGTCTTCGTGCTCGACGTGTACGCCGCGCGCGAGCAGCCGCTGGCCGGGGTCAGCGGCGCCACCATCGCCGACGCGGTCACCGTGCCGGTGACCTACGTCCCGGACTTCTCCGCGGTGGCGGCCCGGGTCGCGGCGGTGCTCGCGCCCGGCGACGTGGTCGTCACGATGGGCGCCGGTGACGTCACGCTGCTCGGCACCGAGATCCTCGCCGAGGTGCGGGCCCGGACATGACCGAGCCGACCGAACCCGCCGCCGAGCCGGAGGCCCCGGCGGAGACCCCAGTGCAGGATCCGCCCGAACCGGACGTCGAGGACACCGAGGGGCCGCGGCGCCGGGCCCGGCGCGAACGCGAGGAGCGGCGCGCCGCCCAGGCCCGGGCCCGCGCGATCGAGACGGCCCGCGTCGAGGCCAAACGCAAGGTGATGGGCGCGGAGGCGCCGCAGGCCAAGACGCTGGGGCGCGGCACGGTGCGCGGTCTGAAATTCCTGATGTGGACGGCCGTGCTCGCGGTGGTCGTGGTCGGGATCGGGCTGCTGCTGTACTTCACCCCGATCATGTCGGCGCGCAGCATCGTGGTCGTCGGCGTCGGCGCGGTGACCCAGGACGAGGTGGTCGGCGCGGCCGCTGTCGCGCCGGGCACCCCGCTGCTGCAGGTCAACACCGACGCCGTCGCGGAGCGGGTGGCCGGGATCCGCCGGGTCGCGTCGGCGCGGGTGCAGCGCCAGTACCCGTCGACGCTGCGGATCACGATCGTCGAGCGGGTGCCGGTCGTGCTCCGCGACTATCCGGACGGTGTGCACCTGTTCGACAAGGACGGCGTGGACTTCGCGACGGCACCGCCGCCGCCGGGCATCCCGTACCTGGACACCGAGAACCCCGGACCCGGTGATCCGGCCACCCAGGCCGCGCTGCAGGTGATGACGTCACTGCGGCCGGACGTGGCCGTGCAGGTGGGCCGCGTGTCGGCGCCATCGGTGGCGGCGATCACGCTGACCCTGATCGACGGCAGGACTGTGGTGTGGGGGACCACCGACCGTACCGAGGAAAAGGCCCTCAAACTGGCCGCGCTGCTGACGCAGCCCGGTCAGGTCTACGACGTGTCGAGTCCGGACCTGCCGACCGTCAAGTAGCGAGAAAACTTTTTTGTCGTGTCGTTTCGGCGCGCCTGCCCGGCTTGGGTGGGGCCCGGCCCTACCGTTCTGTTTGCGCGGAACAACTTGACATAACTCTAAGCCTCTGGTTGAGGTTGAGGGTTTGCTCCAGCGGTTATCCGTTACCAGACAGGCAACCAGGCAGGAAGGGCAATCGATGACCCCCCCGCATAACTACCTCGCTGTGATCAAGGTGGTCGGCATCGGCGGCGGTGGCGTCAACGCCGTCAACCGGATGATCGAACAGGGTCTCAAAGGCGTCGAGTTCATCGCGATCAACACCGACGCCCAGGCGTTGTTGATGAGCGATGCCGACGTCAAACTCGACGTCGGCCGCGACTCGACCCGCGGTCTCGGCGCCGGAGCGGATCCCGAGGTCGGCCGTAAGGCCGCCGAGGACGCCAAGGACGACATCGAGGAGCTGCTGCGCGGCGCCGACATGGTGTTCGTCACCGCGGGCGAGGGCGGCGGCACCGGCACCGGCGGCGCACCCGTCGTCGCGTCGATCGCACGCAAGCTCGGAGCGCTGACCGTCGGTGTCGTGACCCGGCCGTTCTCGTTCGAGGGCAAGCGCCGCAGCAATCAGGCGGCCGAGGGCATCCAGGCGCTGCGCGAGAGCTGCGACACCCTGATCGTGATCCCCAACGACCGCCTGCTGCAGATGGGCGACGCCGCGGTGTCGCTGATGGACGCGTTCCGCAGCGCCGACGAGGTCCTCCTCAACGGCGTGCAGGGCATCACCGACCTGATCACCACCCCCGGCCTGATCAACGTCGACTTCGCCGACGTCAAGGGCGTGATGAGCTCCGCAGGCACCGCGCTGATGGGCATCGGCTCGGCCCGCGGCGACGGCCGTGCGCTCAAGGCCGCCGAGATCGCGATCAACTCGCCGCTGCTGGAGGCCTCGATGGAGGGCGCGCAGGGCGTGCTGCTGTCGGTCGCCGGTGGCAGTGACCTCGGTCTGTTCGAGATCAACGAGGCCGCCTCGCTGGTCCAGGAGGCCGCGCACCCGGATGCGAACATCATCTTCGGCACCGTCATCGACGATTCGCTCGGTGACGAGGTCCGGGTCACCGTGATCGCCGCCGGCTTCGACGCGGCCGGACCGGGGCGCAAGCCGGTGACCGGTGAAGCGCAGCCGGCCGCCGCGCCGGCCTCGCAGCCGATCGCGCCGGGCACGGCGGGCCGGGTGAACTCGTCGATCTTCGAACCGGCCGACCCGACCAGCGTGCCCGCGGGGCACACCAACGGGGCGACGGTGCGCATCGGCGGCGGTGACGACGGCGGGATATCGGACGACGACGTCGACGTGCCTCCGTTCATGCGCCACTAGCTCGTAGGGTTGCTCAGGTGACCTTCCGTATCCGGCGCGTCACCACCACCCGTGCGGGCGGGGTTTCCACACCGCCGTACGCGACGTTCAATCTCGGCGACCATGTCGGCGACGACCCGGCAGCGGTAGCGGCCAACCGGCACCGGCTGGCCGAGGCCGTCGGGCTCGGCGACGACCGGTTGGTGTGGATGAACCAGGTGCACAGCGCCAACATCGCCGTCGTCGACCGCGCCCAGACCGTGGACGAGACCGACGGCCTGGTGACCACCGTGCCGCGGTTGGCGCTGGCGGTCGTGACCGCCGACTGCGTGCCGGTGCTGATGGCCGACGCGCGGGCCGGGGTGATCGCCGCGGTGCACGCCGGCCGCGTCGGTGCCGCCGCCGGGATCGTGGCCCGGGCACTGGAGACGATGGTCGACGCCGGCGCCGACGTCGCCGACGTGTCGGTGCTCCTTGGTCCCGCGGTCAGCGGACGCAACTACGAGGTGCCCGAACCGATGGCCGCCGAGGTCGAACGGGCACTGCCGGGAAGCCGGACCCGAACCGGCCGCGGCACGCCCGGTCTCGATCTGCGCGCCGGTATCGCCAACCAGCTGCGTGGTCTCGGGGTGCGCGCGATCGACGTCGACCCGCGCTGCACGGTCGAGGACCGCAACTTGTTCAGCCACCGCCGGGACAATCCGACCGGGCGGCTGGCGTCGCTGATCTGGCTGGAGCCGGCATCGTGACCACCGAGCGCGAGAACGAACTGCGCGACCGGCTGGCCGCGCTGCGTGAGCGGTTGGCGCGCGCCGCCGAGGACGCGGGGCGTGACGTCGGGGAGATCGAGCTGTTGCCGGTCACCAAGTTCTTTCCGGCCGACGATGTCGTGACGCTGTATCGGCTCGGCTGCCGCGCGTTCGCCGAATCCCGCGATCAGGAGGCGTCGGCCAAGGTCGAGCGGGTGGCGCAGGCGATCGGCCCGCTCGGCGGCGAGCCGGTCCGGTGGCACATGGTGGGCCGGATCCAGCGCAACAAGGCCCGCTCGATCGGGCAGTGGGCGTATGCGGCGCACTCCATCGACAACGCCAAAGTCGTTGCCGCGCTCGACCGGTCGGCGTCGGCCGCGCTGGAGGCGGGCGTGCGCGCCGCGCCGCTGCGGGTGTTCGTGCAGCTCAGCCTCGACGGCGACGAGTCGCGCGGCGGTGTCGACGTGTCGGCGGCCGACCGGATCGACGAGCTGTGCGCCGCGGTCGACGGTGCGGACGGGCTCGCGTTCGTCGGGTTGATGGCGATTCCCCCGATAGGTGCCGATCCCGGCGAAGCGTTCGCCCGGTTACAGCAGGAGCGTGACCGGGTGCAGCGGCATCATCAGCAACCTCTTGGCTTGTCAGCGGGGATGTCCGGTGACCTCGAAGCGGCGGTGCGACACGGATCAACTTGTGTGCGTGTCGGTACCGCGCTAATGGGATCTCGACCGCTAACGTCACCCGCAGTAGTCACACGAGTCACACCTTCATCACAGACAACAGTTCCGCTGGAATCCTCCGAGCCAGCGCCACCGCCAGAAGGGTCCACACAATGAGCACACTGCACAAAGTCAAGGCCTACTTCGGTATGGCGCCGATGGACGACTACGAGGACGACTACTACGAGGATGACGACCGCGGATCCGCGCGCGGCTACCGCCGCCCGCGTGAGGAGCGGTTCGACGACGACTACCAGCGTGGCTACGACAGCCATCCGGAGGACCGGCGTCGCGAGTACGACGAGCCCCCGGCCTACCGCGCCGGCGGTTTCGACGACGCCCGGTTCGAGCCGCGGATGCGTACCCCGCGCGAATTCGACCGCACCCCTCCGCGTTTCGGCGCGATGCGCGGCTCCACCCGCGGGGCCCTGGCGATGGATCCGCGCGGCATGGCCGAGCTGTTCGAGGCAGGCAGCCCGCTGGCCAAGATCACGACCCTGCGCCCGAAGGACTACAGCGAGGCCCGCACCATCGGTGAGCGCTTCCGCGACGGCACTCCGGTGATCATGGACCTGGTCTCGATGGACAACGCCGACGCCAAGCGACTCGTCGACTTCGCCGCCGGGCTCGCGTTCGCGCTGCGCGGTTCCTTCGACAAGGTCGCGACGAAGGTGTTCCTGCTGTCGCCCGCGGATGTCGATGTCACCGCCGAGCAGCGCCGGCGTATCGCCGAGGCCGGGTTCTACTCCTACCAGTAGGCACCGCTCTCACCCCGGGTAGGCTGGCTGAGCCGCACGGACGGTGTCGGTTCGCGGCTGTAGTCAAAGTCACATCTGCCTGAGTGAGGTCGGCTTCGTTGGCGTTGTTCTTCGAGATCCTGGGTTTCGCGCTGTTCGTTTTCTGGCTGCTGCTGATCGCCCGGGTCGTGGTCGAGTTCATTCGATCGTTCAGTCGGGACTGGCATCCGCGGGGTGCGACGGTCGTCGTGCTGGAGATCATCATGACGCTCACCGACCCGCCCGTGAAGTTGCTTCGCCGGCTGATTCCCCAGCTCACGATAGGTGCGGTGCGGTTCGACCTGTCGATCATGGTGCTGTTGCTGCTCGCGTTCATCGGCATGCAGCTGGCCTTCGGAGCGGCCACCGCCTGACGAATTATCGGCCTCGACTGCAACCGCCGGGTCTGGTGTGACAGGATGGACGCCAGTTACGTTCCACCCAGCCTTTACACTTCGTGATCAGTTGACGGTCCAGACTCAAGGGGGCAGACGATGCCGCTCACTCCTGCCGACGTGCACAACGTGGCTTTCAGCAAGCCACCGATTGGCAAGCGCGGCTACAACGAGGACGAGGTCGACGCGTTCCTCGACCTCGTCGAAAACGAACTGTCCCGTCTGATCGAGGAGAACAGCGACCTTCGTCAGCGGATCTCCGAGCTCGACCACGAACTCGCCTCGGCGCGGTCCGGGGGAGCGGCGGCCCAGCCGACGCAGACCATCCCAGCCTACGAGCCTGAGCCCGAGCCCGCACCCGCTCCGGAGCCGGTCTATGAGGCGCCCGCCCAGCAGGCGCCGGCGACCGAGGACCAGCACCTGCGTGCCGCGAAGGTGCTCAGCCTGGCGCAGGACACCGCCGACCGCCTGACCAGCAGTGCCAAGGCGGAGTCGGAGAAGATGCTCGCCGACGCCCGGGCGCAGGCCGATCAGCTGGTGACCGAGGCGCGCCAGACCGCCGAGACGACGGTGACGGAGGCGCGCCAGCGTGCCGACGCGATGCTCTCCGACGCGCAGACCCGGTCGGAGACGCAGCTGCGCCAGGCCCAGGAGAAGGCCGACGCGCTGCAGGCCGATGCCGAGCGCAAGCACGCCGAGATCATGGGCACCATCAACCAGCAGCGCACCGTGCTCGAGGGTCGACTGGAACAGCTCCGCACGTTCGAACGCGAGTACCGCACCCGTCTGAAGACCTACCTGGAGTCGCAGCTCGAAGAGCTCGGCCAGCGTGGTTCGGCCGCACCGGTGGATTCCGGGGCCAACAACGACGGCGGGTTCAACCAGTTCAACCGGGGCAACAACTAACCGCGTGCGACTCACTTCTGGCGGAGCAGACCCATGTTGATCGTCGCGCTCGTGCTCGCCGTCATCGGCTTGGGCGCCTTGGTGCTGGCTGTTGTCACGAGCAACGCGCTGATCGCATGGGTCTGTATCGCCGCGAGCCTGATCGGCGTCATCCTGTTGATCGTCGACGCCATCCGCGACCGCAACGGCGATGGTAGCGGAGCCGAATCTGATTCGGAGACAACGGATTCCACCGAAGTCATCGAAGAGGTCGACTACGAGGATTATCCGGACGAGGCGCCGATCGCCGAGGAGTACGACGAGACCGTCGACATCGAACCGGAACCCGAACCGGAGCCGGCGCCGGAGCCGGTCGACGAGGACGTACCGGCGGACGAGCAGTCCCCGAAGAACTGACCGTCAGCCGGCGGCCGCGAGCAGGTCGCGGACCTCGTCGTCGGTGACCTGGTGGAAGTCGGCGAATACCTGCCCGACCGCCTGTAAGTCGGCGGGCATCGTCGAGCACACCACCTCATCGGCTTCCTTGCGCAACATCCGGCACACCGACCGCGGTCCCACCGGCACAGCGACGATCACCCGCGCCGCCCCGGCCTGCCGGACGGCCCGCACCGCCGCCACCATGCTCGCACCCGTCGCGATCCCGTCGTCGACGAGGATCACCGTGCGGCCGGCCACCCGAAGTGGGCCGCGGTCGCCGCGATAGGCCTCCTCGCGCCGGTGCAGTTCGACGGTCTCGCGGGCGATCGCCTCACGTACGACGTCATCGCCGATCCCGAGACTGCGCAGCAGGTCGTCGTTGAGCACCACCCCGCCGCCGCTGGCCAGCGCGCCCATCGCCAGTTCCGGCCACTGCGGCACACCGAGCTTGCGCACCAGACAGACGTCGAGCGGCGCCTGCAGCGCCAGGGCCACCTCCGCGCCGACCGGAATGCCGCCGCGCGCGAGCCCCAGCACGTAGAGGTCGTCGCGGCCGGCGTAGTGGGCGAGATCGCGCGCGAGAACCCGACCGGCCTCCTGCCGGTCCCGATACGTTCGTCTGGTGTCGTTCATGGCACGGTCCTTGGCGGCGCTTACCCGGCTCGATTATCGGGCAATCCATCCCCGGAACCTAGGAGGGCCAGTGGGCATCGAGTACGAGAGCGTCGTCGACCATCCCCGTGACGTGGTGTGGGACTGGTTCAGCCGGCCCGGCGCGATGCCGCGGCTGATACCGCCGTGGCAGCCGATGACCCCGCTGGCCGAAGCAGATTCGCTGGCCGACGGGGTGGCCGTCCTCGGATTGCCCGGCGGGCTGCACTGGGTGGCCCGCCACGATCCGTCGGCATATGTGCCGGGCAGCCGGTTCGCCGACGAACTGTCCTCGCGCGGCCCGGCTTCATGGCCGCCTCGGGTGATCGGACATTGGCGGCATACGCACTCGTTCTCCGACGCGGGTGCGGGCACGTGCGTGCACGACCGGGTGGACGCGCCGGTCCCGGCTGCGGCATTGCGGCCCACGTTCGTCTACCGGCACCGCCAGATCGCCGACGACCTCGCCGCGCACCGCCGCGCCGCCGATGCGGGCGCGGGCCCGATGGTCGTCGCGCTCACCGGGTCGTCCGGGCTGGTCGGATCCGCGCTGACAGCGTTCCTGACCACCGGCGGCCACCGGGTGATCAAGCTCGTGCGGCGCCGCCCCCGCGGTGACGACGAGCGGCAGTGGGATCCGGGCTCACCGGCCCCGAACCTGCTCACCGGCGTCGACGCCGTCGTGCACCTGGCCGGCGAATCGATCGCGGGCAGGTTCACCGACGCGCACCGGGACGCCATCCGCGACAGCCGGATCGAGCCGACCCGGCTGCTGGCGAAGGCCGCCGCGGCAGCCGACGGCGGACCGCGCTCCTTCGTCAGCGCCTCGGCCATCGGCTACTACGGATTCGACCGCGGCGACACCCAGTTGACCGAGGACGCCACCCGCGGTGACGGCTTCCTCGCCGACGTCGTCGCCGACTGGGAGGCCGCGACGGCGCCCGCGTCGGATGCGGGACTTCGGGTGGTGAAGGTGCGAACGGGGATCGTGCAGGCTGCCGCGGGCGGCACCCTGCGGCTGTTACGGCCGTTGTTCTCGGCGGGCCTGGGCGGGCGGTTGGGCAGCGGTCGGCAGTGGCTGTCGTGGATCGGCCTCGATGACCTGGTCGACATCTACCACCGTGCGCTCTACGACGAGCGGCTCAGCGGGCCCGTCAACGCCGTCGGCGCGGAACCGTTACGCAACAGCGAGTACACCGAGAGTCTGGCACGCGTGTTGCACCGTCCGGCGCTGCTGCCGGTGCCTGCGATCGGCCCGCGGATCCTGTTGGGAGAGCAGGGCGCTCGCGAGCTGGCCGCGGCGAGTCAGCGGGTGGTCCCCGCCAAGCTGTTGGCGCTGGGGCATCCGTTCCGGCACCCGGACGTCGCGGATGCGCTCGCCCATCAGCTCGGGCGGGAGTGACCGGCCACCCGGGTCAGGAAGCCGCGCACCAGTGCGCGCACCCGGACCGCGACGTCGTCGGCGAGTTCATCTGTGCGCGTGAGGATTTCCTCGTGAGTCAGGCCGACGCCCTCGATATCGTCGTGGTCGTCTGCCAACCAGACCTTCAGCAGGTCGGCGTCGACCTCGGGATGGAACTGCAGCGCCAGCGTGCGGCCGAGCGTGAACGCCTGGGACGCGTTGGCGGTTCGGGCGATCTCGGTTGCCCCCGGCGGCAGCGTCCAGCGGTCGAAGTGCCACTGGAACCATGGTCCCGCGGGGACCACGTCGGGGCGGTCGGAGGTGACGTCGTACCAGCCGACCTCCTGTCGCGGCGCGCGCTCTACCGTGCCGCCGAACGCCTGAGCGAGCAACTGTCCGCCGAAACAGACGCCCAGCAGCGCGATCCCGGCATCGGCGGCGTCGCGCATCATCTGCATCTCGGTGCTGACCCAGGTCTCGAGCAGGGCCGGGTTGTAGACCGCCCAGGTGGCTCCCAGCGGCACGATGACGTCGTACCCAAGTGGGTCGGGGAAGGTCACATCACCGGCCGGATCGTGAGCCTTCTCGGCGGGGACCACCACGAAGGTGTCGATGTCGAAGCCGTTCTCCGCGAACGCGTCGCCGAGGAGGGCTTCGGTCGCCGAGTGCTCGTTGAGCAGGAACAGGACTTTGGATGCCACGCCGGACATTATCGCCGTGCGGTCAGCTGCTCCGCATCGCCGGGGTGAGTCAGGACATCGTCGAGAACGCGATCGGCAGGTGGGCGGGGCCGGTGATGCCGGTGATCGGCTTCCAGACGGCGGGCCCGTCGCGCCGGAGATCAGGCATCCGTTGCGACATGATCGCCAGTGCCTCGGACAACTCGATCCTCGCGAGGTGGGAACCGAGGCAATAGTGCACACCGCCACCGAAGGTGAGCATCGCGTGCGCGTCGCCGCGGGTGATGTCGAACCGCTCCGGGTCGCGGTAGGTGGCGGGATCCCGGTTGGCCGACGCGGTGTTGGCCAGCACCATCGCTCCCGCAGGCACGGTGTAGCCGTCGATGTCGACGTCCTCGACGGCGACGCGCACCGTCGTGAAGATGACGGGGGAGAATCGCATGACCTCTTCGACGGCATTGGGTGCGAGTTCGGGATGGCGGGCCAGTAGCGCCCACTGGTCGGGGTGATCGCAGAACACCTCGATCGCCGCCGCGAGCTGATTTCTGGTCGTGTCGGTGCCGGCCATCAACAGAGTGGCGGCGAGTGTCAGCAGCTCCTGGTGGGTCAACCGGTCGCCGTCGAGCTCGGCACGCATCAGGTCGGACAGCAGATCCTCGGTGAGGGAGTTGCGGCGGTCGGTGACCATGGCGTCCAGATAGGCCTCCAGCGCGCGCCACGCGGCGACGATGTCGGGGCCGTCCTCCACCACGTTCCAGTCGAACATCTTGAAGATGTCGTCGGCCCACGCGGACAACAGATCCCAGTCCTGACGGCGGGTGCCGAGCAGCTCGCAGATGATCGGGACGGGGTAGCGCCGGGAGATGTCGGCGACGGCGTCGCAGCGGCCCAGATCGGCGACCGTCGACACGAGTACAGAGATCACGTCCGCGCAGGCACCGCGCAGACGGCCCGCCGCCGAGGGGGTGAACGCCTTTGCCACCAGCCGTCGTTGGCGGTGGTGCTGTTCTCCGTTGAGGCTGAGCAGGGAGGTCACGACGATGTCCCAGAGGTCGCCGGAGGTGACCCCTTGGGCGGCGAGCCCGATTCCCTCCGGTATCTCGAAATGATCGTCGCGCAATACCTTTCGCACCGCATCGTAGGTGAGCACTTCGAGTCCGTGCGGCCCTGCCGCGATGGGCCCCTGCTGCCGCGCGGCGGCGATCAGGCGGTGCGCTTCGGCGGGACTACGGGCGTGCTCGTAGGCGATGCGGGGCAACGCGGGGTCGATGACGGCTGCGTCGGTGAGATCGTCGACGGTCATGACGGAAGTCTGGGCGGGATCAGGGTTCCACCCCAGGGTGGTGCGCTACTGCTGTTTCGGGCCGGGGAGTGGGGACGGCTTAAGTAGGGCGCTCGAACTGTCGGTGTGTGACCAGTCGAGGGTTTGACGGGGCCGCGGCGGTGGGGCGTTCGCGCGCATTTCTGGTGAGTCAACGTGTCTGCCGGCCCTGGTAGTGTCGAACACATGTTCGATGGTTGGTCTGATGGGCGGGTCGTCTCAGGGGTGGCTGATTCGTATCGGCAGGTCGCGATCGGAATGGCGGCGGCTTCGGCGGGGATCGCGGAGTTGCTGGGGCGGCGCACCGTCGAGGAGATCGACCGCGAGGCTGATGTGCGCTCGTTGATCACCGCGTTCGAACGCACGGTGGTCGAGGTCGGGGCGGCGTTGCGGCTGCCGCCGGCGCGGGCGCGGGAGTTGGTCCATCAGGCTGATGTGTTGCACACCCGGTTGCCGGCGGTGGCGGCACTGCTGGCCGCCGGGGAGGTCGACTATCCGACGGTGCTGTTGGTCATCGAGCGCACCGATCTGGTTGCCGAGCAGCACATGGCGCGCCTGGATGCGGCGCTGGCCGAGCGGATCCGCACCTGGGCGCGCTGGTCACGCAAGCTGGTGCGCGATGCCGTCGACGGGTTGGTCGCCGAGGTCGATGCCGCGGCGATCAAGCGGCGCCGCCAGGCCGCTTTCGATGAGCGCCGGGTCACGGTGGCCGCCGGGTTGGACGGGATGGCCGCGGTACGCGCGCGGATGTCGGCGTCGCAGGGCGCGGCGATGGACGCCCGCTGGAGCATGCTGGCCAAACAGGTGTGCCCTGGTGATCCGCGCAGCCTGACTCAGCGCCGCGCTGATGTGTTCGATGCCCTCAACACCGGTGGCGCGTTCGGGTGTGGCTGTGGGGATCCGGGCTGCCCCTGTCTGGTCGTGGTCCCCCCGGCGGCCGCGCAGCACGACCCACCAGCCGCCGAACCCGAGCCCGAACCCGAGCCCGAGGCGCTGGAGCCGCCCGGGGCCGAGGCGCCCGAGGCCGAGCCGCCCGCCGAGGCGCCCGCGGTCGAGCCGGTCCCGGCACCGCCGATCCCGGCACCGGCACCGCCGGGGCCGGTGTCGGTGTTGGGGCGGCAGGTGGTGCTCCACGTGATCGCCACCGCCGACACCGTCACCGGGCACGGCAACACTGCGGGCTATTTGGCCGGCTACGGGATCATCGACGCCGAACTGGTGCGCGAGCTGGCCCGCGAGGCCACCCGCCGGCTGG carries:
- a CDS encoding phosphoribosyltransferase; the protein is MNDTRRTYRDRQEAGRVLARDLAHYAGRDDLYVLGLARGGIPVGAEVALALQAPLDVCLVRKLGVPQWPELAMGALASGGGVVLNDDLLRSLGIGDDVVREAIARETVELHRREEAYRGDRGPLRVAGRTVILVDDGIATGASMVAAVRAVRQAGAARVIVAVPVGPRSVCRMLRKEADEVVCSTMPADLQAVGQVFADFHQVTDDEVRDLLAAAG
- a CDS encoding TIGR01777 family oxidoreductase is translated as MGIEYESVVDHPRDVVWDWFSRPGAMPRLIPPWQPMTPLAEADSLADGVAVLGLPGGLHWVARHDPSAYVPGSRFADELSSRGPASWPPRVIGHWRHTHSFSDAGAGTCVHDRVDAPVPAAALRPTFVYRHRQIADDLAAHRRAADAGAGPMVVALTGSSGLVGSALTAFLTTGGHRVIKLVRRRPRGDDERQWDPGSPAPNLLTGVDAVVHLAGESIAGRFTDAHRDAIRDSRIEPTRLLAKAAAAADGGPRSFVSASAIGYYGFDRGDTQLTEDATRGDGFLADVVADWEAATAPASDAGLRVVKVRTGIVQAAAGGTLRLLRPLFSAGLGGRLGSGRQWLSWIGLDDLVDIYHRALYDERLSGPVNAVGAEPLRNSEYTESLARVLHRPALLPVPAIGPRILLGEQGARELAAASQRVVPAKLLALGHPFRHPDVADALAHQLGRE
- a CDS encoding type 1 glutamine amidotransferase; its protein translation is MSGVASKVLFLLNEHSATEALLGDAFAENGFDIDTFVVVPAEKAHDPAGDVTFPDPLGYDVIVPLGATWAVYNPALLETWVSTEMQMMRDAADAGIALLGVCFGGQLLAQAFGGTVERAPRQEVGWYDVTSDRPDVVPAGPWFQWHFDRWTLPPGATEIARTANASQAFTLGRTLALQFHPEVDADLLKVWLADDHDDIEGVGLTHEEILTRTDELADDVAVRVRALVRGFLTRVAGHSRPS
- a CDS encoding cytochrome P450, producing the protein MTVDDLTDAAVIDPALPRIAYEHARSPAEAHRLIAAARQQGPIAAGPHGLEVLTYDAVRKVLRDDHFEIPEGIGLAAQGVTSGDLWDIVVTSLLSLNGEQHHRQRRLVAKAFTPSAAGRLRGACADVISVLVSTVADLGRCDAVADISRRYPVPIICELLGTRRQDWDLLSAWADDIFKMFDWNVVEDGPDIVAAWRALEAYLDAMVTDRRNSLTEDLLSDLMRAELDGDRLTHQELLTLAATLLMAGTDTTRNQLAAAIEVFCDHPDQWALLARHPELAPNAVEEVMRFSPVIFTTVRVAVEDVDIDGYTVPAGAMVLANTASANRDPATYRDPERFDITRGDAHAMLTFGGGVHYCLGSHLARIELSEALAIMSQRMPDLRRDGPAVWKPITGITGPAHLPIAFSTMS
- a CDS encoding HNH endonuclease signature motif containing protein; the encoded protein is MADSYRQVAIGMAAASAGIAELLGRRTVEEIDREADVRSLITAFERTVVEVGAALRLPPARARELVHQADVLHTRLPAVAALLAAGEVDYPTVLLVIERTDLVAEQHMARLDAALAERIRTWARWSRKLVRDAVDGLVAEVDAAAIKRRRQAAFDERRVTVAAGLDGMAAVRARMSASQGAAMDARWSMLAKQVCPGDPRSLTQRRADVFDALNTGGAFGCGCGDPGCPCLVVVPPAAAQHDPPAAEPEPEPEPEALEPPGAEAPEAEPPAEAPAVEPVPAPPIPAPAPPGPVSVLGRQVVLHVIATADTVTGHGNTAGYLAGYGIIDAELVRELAREATRRLVEAPPFDPRQAVTYRPSAALARFIRARDLTCRFPGCEVPATCCDIDHTIAFDHHDPTAGGQTVPWNLACYCRTHHRHKTHDTGWNDRQLPDGTIIWTSPSGHQYRTRPAGVGLFPGLGRAQHRSEQQRITAARRRLNAHRDTSEHNSYRNQKARNEIRDRRWRNGFRCRYLLFTGDYAHHTPSKSPFARFVNDPLEPETLPPHWQPPPPRNNDTDEPPPF